From a region of the Sulfuriferula plumbiphila genome:
- the recR gene encoding recombination mediator RecR produces the protein MKSPTSLERLIEALRVLPGVGPKSAQRMAYHLLQRDRNGALRLGQAIDQALVRLQHCEKCNDLTEGELCAVCAAPTRNPAQLAVVEMPADLMMMEQTQSYSGLYFVLMGRLSPLDGVGPREIHLDRLIKRATDGVVTEVVLATNFTTEGEATAHAIAELLRARGLKVTRIARGVPVGGELEHVDSGTLAQAVLDRRDWV, from the coding sequence ATGAAATCCCCCACCAGTCTTGAGCGCCTGATCGAAGCCCTGCGCGTGTTGCCCGGCGTCGGGCCCAAGTCCGCCCAGCGCATGGCCTACCACCTGCTGCAGCGCGACCGCAACGGTGCGCTGCGGCTGGGGCAGGCGATTGATCAGGCGCTGGTCAGGTTGCAGCATTGCGAAAAATGCAATGACCTGACCGAAGGCGAGCTCTGCGCAGTCTGTGCCGCGCCCACCCGCAATCCCGCCCAGCTCGCAGTCGTGGAAATGCCCGCCGACCTGATGATGATGGAGCAGACGCAGAGCTACAGCGGGCTGTATTTTGTGCTGATGGGCCGGCTGTCGCCGCTGGATGGCGTGGGGCCACGCGAAATCCATCTCGACCGCTTGATCAAGCGCGCGACCGATGGCGTGGTGACTGAAGTCGTCCTGGCCACCAATTTCACCACCGAGGGCGAAGCCACCGCCCACGCCATCGCCGAGTTGCTGCGCGCGCGCGGCCTCAAGGTCACGCGCATTGCTCGCGGCGTGCCAGTGGGCGGTGAACTGGAGCATGTGGATTCCGGCACGCTGGCGCAGGCGGTGCTGGATCGGCGCGACTGGGTCTGA
- a CDS encoding thioredoxin family protein has translation MADYSLDVGAHDFQEVVIEGSKQVPVIVDFWAEWCGPCRALKPVLEKLAAAYQGRFILAKVNSDENQELATRYGVRGIPNVKAFVGGEMVDEFSGAIPEPAAREFIERLLPSPADDARLAAMRVFADGDAARALQMLAEASKLDPQNERVRLDAAEVMLALNELDEVGRLLESLSAQTAGEARAMQLMARLQFARQAENGDDEASLVAAITASPKDQAARLKLANLLVAQQRYPEAMDELLEMMQRDKTWQDGIARKTMLNIFNLLGGSGELVTAYRRKMATALN, from the coding sequence ATGGCTGATTACTCCCTCGACGTAGGCGCGCATGATTTCCAGGAAGTGGTGATCGAAGGCTCGAAACAGGTCCCGGTGATCGTGGACTTCTGGGCGGAATGGTGCGGCCCGTGCCGCGCGCTCAAGCCGGTGCTGGAAAAGCTCGCCGCCGCTTATCAGGGCAGGTTCATCCTCGCCAAGGTCAACTCCGACGAGAATCAGGAACTGGCTACCAGGTATGGCGTGCGCGGCATTCCCAACGTCAAGGCGTTTGTCGGCGGGGAAATGGTGGACGAGTTCTCCGGCGCCATCCCCGAGCCTGCCGCGCGCGAATTCATCGAGCGCCTGCTGCCTTCCCCGGCGGACGATGCACGGCTGGCGGCGATGCGGGTATTCGCCGACGGCGACGCCGCGCGTGCACTGCAAATGCTGGCCGAGGCGAGCAAGCTCGACCCGCAGAACGAGCGTGTGCGACTGGATGCGGCCGAGGTCATGCTTGCGCTCAATGAATTGGACGAAGTGGGCAGGCTGCTCGAGTCGCTTTCTGCGCAAACGGCAGGTGAAGCGCGTGCCATGCAGCTCATGGCGCGCCTCCAGTTCGCGCGTCAGGCGGAAAACGGCGACGACGAGGCCAGCCTGGTCGCCGCCATCACCGCCAGCCCCAAAGACCAGGCAGCGCGTCTCAAGCTGGCGAACCTGCTGGTCGCCCAGCAGCGTTACCCGGAGGCGATGGACGAACTGCTGGAAATGATGCAGCGTGACAAAACCTGGCAGGACGGCATCGCCCGCAAAACCATGCTCAACATCTTCAATTTGCTGGGCGGTAGCGGCGAACTGGTCACCGCCTACCGGCGCAAAATGGCCACGGCGCTCAATTAG
- the purB gene encoding adenylosuccinate lyase yields the protein MSLSSLTALSPLDGRYAAKVEALRAHFSEFGLIRNRVKVEIEWLKALAAEPAFSEIPAFSAATSVELNAVASGFSETDAERVKEIERTTNHDVKAVEYFLRERFAGNPEVAKVGEFIHFACTSEDINNLSHALMLKAARETVLLPALNNVSARLTALAHEHAALPMLSRTHGQPASPTTLGKEMANVAYRLQRQTEQIYSVPMLGKINGAVGNYNAHLSAYPDFDWEGFAQRFVQGLGLSFNPYTIQIEPHDYMAELFDAVSRANTVLIDLNRDVWGYISVGYFKQKVKAGEVGSSTMPHKVNPIDFENAEGNLGLANALLRHLAEKLPVSRWQRDLTDSTVLRNMGVALGYALLGYDSCLRGLNKLEANPQRLAEDLDHNWEVLAEPIQTVMRRYNVPSAYEQLKELTRGKSGINRDSLHAFINALPIPDADKARLLALTPGSYIGKAVELARRSGA from the coding sequence ATGAGCCTTTCTTCCCTTACCGCCCTGTCTCCCCTGGATGGCCGCTATGCTGCCAAAGTCGAAGCGCTGCGCGCGCATTTCAGCGAATTCGGCCTGATCCGCAACCGCGTCAAGGTGGAGATCGAATGGCTCAAGGCCCTTGCCGCCGAGCCTGCTTTTAGCGAAATACCTGCCTTTTCCGCCGCCACTAGCGTGGAGCTGAATGCCGTCGCCAGCGGCTTTTCGGAGACCGACGCCGAGCGCGTCAAGGAAATCGAGCGCACCACCAACCATGACGTGAAGGCGGTGGAGTATTTTCTGCGCGAGCGCTTCGCCGGCAATCCCGAGGTGGCAAAGGTGGGCGAATTCATCCATTTCGCCTGTACCTCCGAGGACATCAACAACCTGTCGCATGCGCTGATGCTCAAGGCGGCGCGCGAGACGGTGTTGCTGCCTGCGTTGAATAACGTTAGCGCCAGGCTCACCGCTCTGGCGCATGAACACGCCGCGCTGCCCATGCTGTCGCGCACCCACGGCCAGCCGGCCTCGCCCACGACACTGGGCAAGGAAATGGCCAACGTCGCCTACCGGCTGCAGCGTCAGACTGAGCAAATCTACAGTGTGCCGATGCTGGGCAAGATCAACGGCGCGGTGGGCAATTACAATGCGCACCTGTCCGCCTATCCCGATTTCGACTGGGAGGGTTTCGCGCAGCGCTTCGTACAGGGACTGGGTTTGAGCTTCAACCCCTACACCATCCAGATCGAGCCGCACGACTACATGGCCGAGCTGTTCGATGCGGTGAGCCGCGCCAATACGGTGCTGATCGACCTCAACCGCGACGTATGGGGCTATATCTCGGTGGGCTATTTCAAGCAGAAAGTGAAGGCGGGCGAGGTCGGCTCCTCCACCATGCCGCACAAGGTCAACCCCATCGACTTCGAGAATGCCGAGGGCAACCTGGGACTGGCCAATGCGCTGCTGCGCCATCTGGCGGAAAAGCTGCCGGTGTCGCGCTGGCAGCGCGACCTCACCGACTCCACCGTGCTGCGCAACATGGGAGTGGCGCTGGGCTACGCGCTGCTGGGCTACGACTCCTGCCTGCGCGGCCTGAACAAGCTGGAAGCCAACCCGCAGCGCCTGGCCGAAGACCTGGATCACAACTGGGAAGTGCTGGCCGAGCCGATCCAGACCGTGATGCGCCGCTACAACGTGCCCAGCGCCTACGAGCAGCTGAAGGAACTGACGCGCGGCAAGTCCGGCATCAACCGCGACAGCCTGCATGCATTCATCAACGCGCTGCCGATCCCCGACGCCGACAAGGCGCGCCTGCTGGCCCTGACGCCGGGTAGCTATATCGGCAAGGCAGTGGAACTGGCGCGGCGCAGCGGCGCTTGA
- a CDS encoding chemotaxis protein CheW, whose product MQADNTIPINGAMEALAFTLGNEEYGIDILKVQEIRGYDTVTKIANAPKFIKGVVNLRGIIVPIIDMRICFNFGNPTYDQFTVVIVLNIAGRVMGMVVDSVSDVTIVSPEQIKPAPEMDTTFNNDYLIGLGTLDERMLILVDIDKLMSSAEIGLIEQ is encoded by the coding sequence ATGCAAGCTGATAACACTATCCCGATCAATGGTGCCATGGAAGCCCTGGCCTTTACCCTCGGCAACGAAGAATACGGCATCGACATTCTGAAAGTGCAGGAGATTCGCGGCTACGACACCGTGACCAAGATTGCCAATGCCCCGAAGTTCATTAAGGGCGTGGTGAATCTACGGGGCATCATCGTGCCGATCATCGATATGCGGATCTGCTTCAATTTCGGCAATCCTACCTACGACCAGTTCACGGTAGTCATCGTCCTCAATATCGCCGGCCGGGTGATGGGGATGGTGGTTGATAGCGTATCCGACGTGACGATAGTGTCGCCGGAGCAGATCAAGCCGGCGCCCGAGATGGACACCACGTTCAACAACGATTATCTGATCGGTCTGGGCACGCTCGACGAGCGGATGCTGATCCTGGTGGACATCGACAAGCTGATGTCCAGTGCCGAGATTGGGTTGATTGAACAATGA
- a CDS encoding GAF domain-containing protein, protein MIGNPLDKLHGLAGFLEAQGSLEHSLAQLATLAADTLDAARCSIMLFIEGDGEAMRLRVCAAHGALPEAAFTQTVARGEGIAGHVAASGVALLVEDIEQSDFASCARRPGVGTHSLMTAPISVNRKPIGVINLSEPNSATPFTQADLALLEIVALFVGKSIQAVQLQNLLNSRFAQIALVQDAEKAIGGVMLSSAYDTDKMAKIVAKSFFREMTQAGFGSSQIIQAASEIISQLSSSLHKHSKRLDKS, encoded by the coding sequence ATGATCGGCAACCCGCTCGACAAGCTGCACGGCCTGGCCGGATTTCTTGAAGCGCAGGGCAGCCTGGAACACAGCCTGGCGCAGCTTGCCACGCTTGCCGCCGATACGCTGGATGCGGCGCGTTGTTCCATCATGTTGTTTATCGAAGGTGACGGCGAGGCGATGCGATTGCGGGTGTGTGCCGCGCATGGCGCGCTGCCGGAGGCTGCCTTTACGCAGACCGTAGCGCGCGGTGAAGGCATCGCCGGGCACGTGGCTGCCAGCGGCGTGGCGCTGCTGGTCGAGGATATTGAGCAGTCGGATTTTGCCAGCTGCGCGCGCCGCCCGGGAGTGGGCACGCACAGCCTGATGACAGCGCCGATCAGCGTCAACCGCAAGCCCATTGGGGTCATCAACCTGTCCGAGCCAAACAGCGCTACGCCATTTACTCAGGCCGATCTCGCCTTGCTGGAGATCGTGGCATTGTTTGTTGGAAAATCCATCCAGGCGGTGCAATTGCAGAACCTGCTCAACTCGCGTTTTGCCCAGATCGCGCTGGTACAGGATGCGGAAAAAGCCATTGGCGGGGTGATGTTGTCCAGCGCTTACGATACCGACAAGATGGCGAAGATTGTGGCGAAATCGTTTTTCCGTGAAATGACCCAGGCGGGTTTTGGCTCCAGCCAGATTATCCAGGCCGCTTCGGAGATTATCTCGCAGCTGTCCAGCAGTTTGCACAAGCACAGCAAGCGTCTGGATAAATCATAA
- a CDS encoding YbaB/EbfC family nucleoid-associated protein, whose translation MKGGLGNMMKQAQQMQENMKKMQEKLAEVEVEGVAGAGMVKVLMTCRNDVRRVTIDPSLMGDDKDMLEDLIAAAMNDAVRKAEATTQEKMAGFTSGLNLPPGFKLPF comes from the coding sequence ATGAAAGGCGGTTTGGGCAACATGATGAAGCAGGCCCAGCAAATGCAGGAAAACATGAAAAAAATGCAGGAAAAGCTGGCCGAAGTCGAAGTCGAGGGCGTGGCCGGTGCGGGCATGGTCAAAGTGCTGATGACCTGCCGCAACGACGTGCGCCGGGTGACGATAGACCCAAGCCTGATGGGCGACGACAAGGACATGCTCGAGGACCTCATCGCCGCCGCGATGAACGACGCCGTGCGCAAGGCCGAAGCCACCACCCAGGAAAAAATGGCGGGCTTTACTTCCGGGCTCAACCTGCCGCCGGGCTTCAAGCTGCCGTTCTGA
- a CDS encoding methyl-accepting chemotaxis protein gives MSVRRIFHRFQNRQSLPPDSQILRASAALIACMNLFALNFKKGKKMKLSDLKISTRLYIGFGAIVAVMVILVSIAYMNFSRLGQANDLNVHTYQVLGEVSNMLEALINIETGERGFALTGNDASLEPLTAGKEAFKKHFDAVKSLTADNSGQQERLQKLEAEQRKWLATAIDPVIAMRHDVVEGKDKIESVIALEQAGKGKQGMDALRALLAEMGDAESTLLKQRSKDVAALQSLTGATLIAGGIVAAILAGLLAIWLGHNITRPLSLAVDLAKRVALGDLTSRVEITSKDETGELMGALKDMNESLVRIVGQVRTGTDMIATASSQIASGNLDLSSRTEQQASSLEETASSMEELTSTVKQNADNARQANQLAVSASDVAVKGGNVVSQVVDTMGSINESAKKIVDIISVIDGIAFQTNILALNAAVEAARAGEQGRGFAVVATEVRSLAQRSAAAAKEIKTLIGDSVEKVDIGAKLVDQAGATMEEVVASVKRVTDIMGEITAASQEQSAGIEQVNQAIAQMDQVTQQNAALVEEAAAAAESLQDQAGNLAQSVSVFKLDNNQTDRMAVTEQPARIKAGTPVLANNAHVAVKKTLLARAPARKQLAQMGTATGGDWEEF, from the coding sequence TTGTCTGTCCGGCGCATATTTCACCGCTTCCAAAATCGGCAAAGCCTGCCCCCGGACAGCCAAATTTTGCGAGCATCTGCTGCGCTGATTGCCTGCATGAATCTTTTTGCTTTGAATTTTAAAAAGGGGAAAAAAATGAAATTGTCAGATCTAAAAATCAGCACCAGACTCTATATCGGTTTTGGCGCCATCGTTGCGGTAATGGTGATACTGGTATCGATCGCTTACATGAATTTTTCGAGGCTGGGGCAAGCCAATGATTTGAATGTCCACACTTATCAGGTCCTCGGTGAAGTAAGCAACATGCTGGAGGCTCTGATTAACATCGAAACCGGCGAACGAGGCTTTGCGCTGACTGGCAACGATGCTTCTCTGGAGCCGCTCACTGCTGGAAAGGAAGCATTTAAAAAGCATTTCGATGCCGTAAAGTCCTTGACTGCCGATAATTCCGGACAGCAGGAGCGGCTGCAAAAACTCGAAGCCGAGCAGCGCAAATGGCTGGCAACAGCGATCGACCCCGTGATTGCAATGCGACACGATGTCGTTGAAGGAAAAGATAAAATTGAGAGCGTAATCGCCCTTGAGCAGGCCGGAAAAGGCAAGCAAGGCATGGATGCCCTGCGAGCGTTATTGGCGGAGATGGGCGATGCCGAATCTACCCTATTGAAACAGCGTTCCAAGGATGTGGCTGCACTGCAATCCTTGACTGGTGCGACCTTGATTGCCGGCGGTATTGTTGCCGCGATATTGGCAGGACTTCTGGCAATATGGCTGGGACATAACATTACCCGCCCGTTGAGCTTGGCGGTCGATTTGGCGAAGCGGGTTGCGCTAGGTGATTTAACGTCCAGGGTAGAAATCACATCAAAAGATGAAACCGGCGAATTAATGGGGGCGTTGAAAGACATGAATGAAAGCCTCGTACGAATTGTCGGACAAGTGCGCACCGGCACCGACATGATCGCCACCGCATCGAGCCAGATCGCTTCCGGCAACCTGGACCTGTCATCACGCACCGAGCAGCAAGCCAGTTCGCTGGAAGAAACCGCCTCCTCGATGGAAGAGCTGACCTCCACCGTCAAGCAGAATGCCGACAACGCGCGTCAAGCCAACCAGCTCGCCGTATCGGCTTCCGACGTCGCCGTCAAGGGCGGCAACGTCGTCTCGCAAGTGGTCGACACCATGGGCTCGATCAATGAGTCGGCTAAAAAGATCGTCGACATCATCAGCGTCATCGACGGCATTGCCTTCCAGACCAATATCCTGGCACTGAATGCCGCAGTGGAAGCCGCCCGCGCCGGCGAACAGGGCAGAGGCTTTGCGGTCGTTGCTACTGAAGTACGCAGCCTGGCGCAGCGCAGTGCAGCCGCTGCCAAGGAAATCAAGACCCTGATTGGCGACTCGGTGGAGAAAGTCGACATCGGCGCCAAGCTGGTCGACCAGGCTGGCGCGACGATGGAAGAAGTGGTAGCCAGCGTCAAGCGGGTGACCGACATCATGGGCGAGATCACGGCAGCGAGCCAGGAGCAAAGTGCCGGGATCGAACAGGTGAACCAGGCGATTGCACAGATGGACCAGGTGACGCAGCAGAATGCGGCCCTGGTGGAAGAGGCAGCGGCGGCGGCCGAGAGCTTGCAGGATCAAGCAGGCAATCTGGCGCAGTCGGTGTCGGTGTTCAAGTTGGACAATAACCAGACCGACCGAATGGCAGTAACCGAACAACCGGCAAGGATAAAAGCAGGCACCCCAGTACTTGCGAATAACGCGCATGTCGCAGTGAAAAAGACTCTGCTGGCGCGTGCGCCAGCACGGAAACAGTTGGCCCAGATGGGCACAGCGACCGGGGGAGATTGGGAAGAGTTTTAA